Proteins encoded together in one Spodoptera frugiperda isolate SF20-4 chromosome 15, AGI-APGP_CSIRO_Sfru_2.0, whole genome shotgun sequence window:
- the LOC118277476 gene encoding sperm mitochondrial-associated cysteine-rich protein-like — protein MSVLPRGFECCRPPARYGCVRGEPSIYYKRPRCGQPRPQPFQRECPGYYWGCPSNAPMERPCCYDFPCKAHCFNHGACTRPSGRYARTVWYPGECCPCVPPCQAFTCPNPPYHPCCYHTCNKHV, from the exons ATGTCAGTGCTGCCCCGTGGGTTTGAATGCTGCCGTCCACCAGCTAGGTACGGCTGCGTCCGAGGAGAGCCCAGCATCTACTACAAAAGGCCACGTTGTGGACAACCGAGACCACAGCCTTTTCAAAGAGAATGCCCTGGTTACTATTGGGGCTGTCCAAGTAACGCTCCAATGGAAAG acCGTGTTGCTACGACTTCCCCTGCAAAGCGCACTGCTTCAACCACGGTGCCTGCACGAGGCCAAGCGGACGGTACGCGCGCACAGTGTGGTACCCTGGCGAGTGCTGCCCCTGTGTACCACCCTGCCAAGCCTTCACCTGCCCCAACCCACCGTACCATCCCTGCTGCTACCACACTTGCAATAAACACGTCTGA
- the LOC118277471 gene encoding small proline-rich protein 2H-like — MSAPFYSYDPCVCTGQPCGACYPYSTKPCVASCNDLRPCSVCPGGGCSPCPAPVRPCPTPCPPCPVLPCLPPCPPCDKPMTPVPKPVPLCETVAIPCCRPNRCKPCPCYCCTEPGICSPKRCSYPGVPVCGCGCCGPCMPVW; from the exons ATGAGTGCTCCATTTTACAGCTATGATCCATGCGTGTGCACAGGGCAGCCTTGCGGTGCTTGTTACCCATACTCGACGAAGCCGTGTGTAGCATCGTGTAATGATCTAAGGCCGTGTTCTGTGTGTCCTGGTGGAGGATGTTCTCCGTGTCCGGCTCCTGTGCGGCCCTGTCCCACTCCCTGTCCACCATGTCCAGTTCTACCTTGTCTTCCACCCTGCCCTCCGTGTGATAAG CCAATGACTCCAGTGCCGAAGCCAGTGCCTCTTTGTGAGACGGTGGCGATTCCTTGCTGTCGACCGAACAGGTGTAAGCCATGCCCTTGCTACTGctgcacggagcctggaatatGTTCTCCCAAAAGATGCAGCTACCCAGGAGTGCCCGTCTGCGGCTGCGGCTGCTGTGGACCATGCATGCCCGTTTGGTAA